From Rhododendron vialii isolate Sample 1 chromosome 10a, ASM3025357v1, the proteins below share one genomic window:
- the LOC131303353 gene encoding uncharacterized protein LOC131303353 isoform X1 — MKMSGRRGKSPGWAAFDLKLQQKEGFKQEVDVPYPPMSSAITPLHPSHNFMQDNKVSRSFTSVLSADDVDHRKPLLSGNSRTTQRNKFTSEPDIVAAYAKFRELHSWADESLIEDIMAAVNNDVDKASTVLMGMVPNENPEQNKDTNIRGSKSKHEHFPLDHTRSPVDEGASSGKLTDFGELTCVIGDCFNSKTEELTNDHASCGNEDSDIAAANVKLILGQLNSIPVEPEWEEDDIYLFHRKDAIRMTRLASQHSRAAMDAYLRRDHFSAQQLSMKVREERMAAERLNAKAANAIFNTRNGQNSLWELDLHGLHAVEAVQALQERLQKLESLVPSGQSVSPNRKSEGATMVSSASVESLSCTETSKLDEQRASSRQRPISLQVITGRGNHSRGQAALPTAVRNFLDENEYRYDEVRPGLITVRPKFRRL; from the exons ATGAAGATGTCAGGTAGGAGAGGTAAATCTCCTGGTTGGGCTGCTTTTGACCTCAAGCTGCAACAGAAAGAGGGTTTCAAACAGGAAGTTGATGTGCCCTACCCACCCATGTCAAGTGCTATCACCCCTCTGCATCCCTCCCACAATTTCATGCAAGACAACAAAGTATCGAGGTCTTTCACATCAGTGCTATCAGCAGATGATGTGGATCACAGAAAACCACTATTATCTGGAAATTCTAGGACAACCCAGAGAAATAAGTTTACTTCCGAACCTGATATTGTAGCAGCCTATGCCAAGTTCAGAGAGCTTCACTCCTGGGCTGACGAGAGCTTGATTGAGGATATTATGGCAGCTGTAAATAATGATGTTGATAAGGCCTCAACTGTATTAATGGGCATGGTTCCCAATGAGAACCCAGAGCAGAATAAAGATACAAATATTCGAGGATCAAAATCTAAGCATGAGCATTTTCCTTTGGACCATACAAGATCGCCTGTAGATGAAGGTGCTTCTTCTGGAAAGCTCACAGACTTTGGGGAACTGACCTGTGTTATTGGGGACTGTTTCAATTCCAAGACTGAAGAACTGACCAATGACCATGCTTCTTGTGGAAATGAGGATTCTGATATTGCTGCTGCAAATGTGAAGCTGATTTTGGGGCAGTTGAATTCTATACCCGTAGAGCCTGAGTGGGAAGAGGACGACATTTATTTGTTCCATCGAAAAGATGCAATAAGGATGACGAG GTTAGCGTCTCAGCATTCAAGGGCAGCTATGGATGCTTATTTAAGAAGGGATCACTTCTCGGCCCAACAGTTATCCATGAAAGTTAGGGAGGAGCGAATGGCTGCCGAACGGTTGAATGCTAAGGCagcaaatgcaatttttaatacCAGGAATGGCCAAAACAGTCTATGGGAACTGGATTTACATGGCCTTCATGCAGTGGAAGCAGTTCAAGCCTTGCAGGAGCGCTTGCAGAAGCTTGAATCCTTAGTGCCATCTGGTCAATCAGTATCTCCAAATAGAAAGAGCGAAGGGGCAACTATGGTTAGCTCTGCATCTGTTGAATCTTTGAGTTGTACggagacaagtaaattggatGAACAACGTGCCTCATCCCGGCAGAGACCAATATCATTGCAAGTCATAACAG GTAGAGGTAATCACAGCCGTGGGCAAGCTGCACTCCCAACTGCTGTCAGAAATTTTCTCGACGAGAATGA ATACCGATATGACGAGGTCAGGCCTGGGCTAATCACAGTGAGGCCCAAGTTCCGTCGTCTGTGA
- the LOC131303353 gene encoding uncharacterized protein LOC131303353 isoform X2 has product MKMSGRRGKSPGWAAFDLKLQQKEGFKQEVDVPYPPMSSAITPLHPSHNFMQDNKVSRSFTSVLSADDVDHRKPLLSGNSRTTQRNKFTSEPDIVAAYAKFRELHSWADESLIEDIMAAVNNDVDKASTVLMGMVPNENPEQNKDTNIRGSKSKHEHFPLDHTRSPVDEGASSGKLTDFGELTCVIGDCFNSKTEELTNDHASCGNEDSDIAAANVKLILGQLNSIPVEPEWEEDDIYLFHRKDAIRMTRLASQHSRAAMDAYLRRDHFSAQQLSMKVREERMAAERLNAKAANAIFNTRNGQNSLWELDLHGLHAVEAVQALQERLQKLESLVPSGQSVSPNRKSEGATMVSSASVESLSCTETSKLDEQRASSRQRPISLQVITDLYPGLELGFLISRSPTEVTDWPRVSRSESICNMCADMYITA; this is encoded by the exons ATGAAGATGTCAGGTAGGAGAGGTAAATCTCCTGGTTGGGCTGCTTTTGACCTCAAGCTGCAACAGAAAGAGGGTTTCAAACAGGAAGTTGATGTGCCCTACCCACCCATGTCAAGTGCTATCACCCCTCTGCATCCCTCCCACAATTTCATGCAAGACAACAAAGTATCGAGGTCTTTCACATCAGTGCTATCAGCAGATGATGTGGATCACAGAAAACCACTATTATCTGGAAATTCTAGGACAACCCAGAGAAATAAGTTTACTTCCGAACCTGATATTGTAGCAGCCTATGCCAAGTTCAGAGAGCTTCACTCCTGGGCTGACGAGAGCTTGATTGAGGATATTATGGCAGCTGTAAATAATGATGTTGATAAGGCCTCAACTGTATTAATGGGCATGGTTCCCAATGAGAACCCAGAGCAGAATAAAGATACAAATATTCGAGGATCAAAATCTAAGCATGAGCATTTTCCTTTGGACCATACAAGATCGCCTGTAGATGAAGGTGCTTCTTCTGGAAAGCTCACAGACTTTGGGGAACTGACCTGTGTTATTGGGGACTGTTTCAATTCCAAGACTGAAGAACTGACCAATGACCATGCTTCTTGTGGAAATGAGGATTCTGATATTGCTGCTGCAAATGTGAAGCTGATTTTGGGGCAGTTGAATTCTATACCCGTAGAGCCTGAGTGGGAAGAGGACGACATTTATTTGTTCCATCGAAAAGATGCAATAAGGATGACGAG GTTAGCGTCTCAGCATTCAAGGGCAGCTATGGATGCTTATTTAAGAAGGGATCACTTCTCGGCCCAACAGTTATCCATGAAAGTTAGGGAGGAGCGAATGGCTGCCGAACGGTTGAATGCTAAGGCagcaaatgcaatttttaatacCAGGAATGGCCAAAACAGTCTATGGGAACTGGATTTACATGGCCTTCATGCAGTGGAAGCAGTTCAAGCCTTGCAGGAGCGCTTGCAGAAGCTTGAATCCTTAGTGCCATCTGGTCAATCAGTATCTCCAAATAGAAAGAGCGAAGGGGCAACTATGGTTAGCTCTGCATCTGTTGAATCTTTGAGTTGTACggagacaagtaaattggatGAACAACGTGCCTCATCCCGGCAGAGACCAATATCATTGCAAGTCATAACAG ATTTGTATCCAGGGCTGGAGCTAGGATTTTTGATTAGTAGGAGCCCAACCGAAGTCACAGATTGGCCCAGAGTGAGCAGGAGTGAGAGTATCTGTAATATGTGTGCAGACATGTATATTACTGCTTGA